The DNA sequence CAATAAACATGTTATGAtcgtttttataaaattttggttGATTATATGTTCTTACCATAAGAAGTTCTTCATAAGATCCCAAAAGatgatttccctgatgacaaaaaaaaacaaaaacaaaaacaaaaacaaaaaaaaaaacatgaaaattagaAATATGAGTATCACATCATATGTGATTTAGGtttacttaagttttattttcatattttgatttctcttttttcttgaactGAACCATATTTATTAAAGTAAGACTCCCATCACTATTTgaataatcaaaacaattttaCATTTGTTGTAACACTATTTGTCTCTTAGTAAGTAAAAAAGCACACCAACCACATAGAGTGAAAATACTCAAGACCTTTCCACGTCTAAttctaatattaattatttaacctttactcgactcagtttcctcattttataaaatcatgGAATTTGTTCCAATGGAATTAGAGCATATCTAAAATTTGAATTCTGTTAAAAGTtgagccaaagtaattttgactcatttaaagaaaagttttatacatattaattttgaaataccaATTATACCACATACATACAACGTGTGAAGATACATTGCATATATCTCATGTTTAAACTAGAATTGGAAGTTATTGAGcaatttaaaaccatttaattTCAACCAAGagaagaatatattttccttCAACTTTAGTATTCTAAACACTGAAGCCtgagatgaaaaagaagaaagaaaattctaatttgTCCCTGAGTGatttaagtggtttttaaaagcatcttttgCTCATAGAAAATATTCGTCTatccattcctttttttcaatCCCTACCATGTCTTTTTCCAATAccactttaatttaaattttgacgACCAACTTCGAGTTGAGCAAAAGAAATAGATTTCCAAAATCAGTGGGCTGCTGTGAATCACTttcaaaaagagaagacaaacaaCTGGATTACAGCTATCATTAGGCTCTGGAATTGAAATTACAAGCACTCTGAGGAGTAATTCTAGTATGTGGTCCAAGGATCCTGCTGCTCATGTCCATTAACATGGCACACCCTGCTGAATTATGAAAATACTCCTAAGAtctaacatttttacaaaaagatgCTGAAACCAAATCCCCAAAATACTCCCTTGATAAATACAGGTTCTAGAAAACTCAATATTTATATTGTAGTCTTAAGAAAACTTTAAGACATACAGATACATTTCACATGTTAAAAGCGGTGAAGTGTCTGGTATTAAAATTAATGTGCAGAGCAACTGAAAACTCCATTAAATAGAtccttattttaaattccatcaCCAATAGAAAATGACTCTGGTACTCCCAACAGTAATAAAGCCCAGAGTTCTGTCTCTGCAGCTCAAGAATGCAGACCTGGGGCAGGTGAAAGTTACAGAAAGGTGGATTTCATCTTACTATAAGGAGGAAAAAATGCATCATGAGATAAGAGTGTTTTCAGTgactaaaaacatttaaacagagAAGAGGTTCGTGTTAGACCATTCTAGCAAAGGTTTCTGACCAGAGCGCCCCCAcatttcttttccacatttgGGCCATTATTTCTGTGTGTCAATAACCTTTGTAGTGGGCTTACAAAAAAATGTGAGACACGAAACAAATCTGtgttaaatatacattaaatatatattccatattaagcatttcttaaaaatgtgccATGCTGTTCAAGAATGTATCATAATCACAAGTAGCCCCTCACATTTGGAGTTTCCAAGGTCTCAAACACTCTTTTCCCATCCTCTTTCCCAGTAATATAACCTATCCTATAGGTTCTAGGTATGTACTACCTTTTCCAGAAATGagtttctgcccctctccaatgTTGAAACAGATTGTGTTTTACCTATTTCCTTTGCTATAACCATAGGCACCCATAGGCAGCAATTGTGGTTATAATTAAATTGTACCCCCAAAATTAGTTCTGTAGAAACACCAGATCCAGAATGTTGATGTACTTTAAACAGAAGattattttttgagataaatTTGGAGAACGCTGCATGATTCAGAGATTAAGTATTGTTCCAGAGCTGGTGTCTGTGATCTGCCAGGTGATGTTTTGGGGGGCGTGGGGACTCCCAGCAGCATGAGCAATGACAAGCAGAGTTAACAGAGTTACCAATATTAGGTGGGTTGAATGCGCTGTAGCTTGAGCTTTAGTGGGTTGTGTTGGTCCCGATTGATGGCCCATCACGTGACGCAGTCCTTCCAGATCGAGGAGGGGTCTGCTGGCCGAACGTGGGTGTGATGGACCCAGGTCGCAATGCCTTCTACTTTGAGAGCGGTGGGTGTTGTCAGCACCacgatgtagggtcccttccagtGCGGCTCCAGGGTCTCTCAGTGGTGCCTCTTAACGTAGACCCAGTCTCCTGGCCTGTACTGGTGAGGTGTCAGGGTTGGGCCGGCCTCGTAGATGGCACGGAGGTGCAGCCAAATGTCCTCATGAGCCTTCTGAagccctctcaaggaaagaaaaagttcttgatctttaaactcagTAAGAAGTTCAGCTCGAAGGTTGGGAATAACAGGGGGTGGCCTGCCAAACATGATCTCGTAGGGAGTAAAACCCAGAGTGTAAGGAGTGTTTCTAACCCGGTAAAGGGCATACGGTAGGAGAGTCACCCAGTCCctgccagtctccatggttaatttggtaagggtttcttttagggttctattcattctttctacttgtcctgagctctggggcctataagcacaatgtaatttccagtttgcccccactgccttggctactgcctgtgttacctgtgagataaaagctggtccattgtctgatcctaccatggcaggaaaaccatacctgggtaagatgtcttctagtagcttcttagccacTGTCTGAGCCgtttcatgcttggttgggtatgtctccacccagccagagaaggtgtccgtaaatactaaaagatatttataaccatacattcctggtttgacttcagtgaagtcgACTTCCCATTGTGCTCCcggtctggtgcctctgagcctggttccttttttatttgatgtggctctcgcgttggtgagttggcaggtcttgcaggcagatacaacttgctctgttttggtgtcctgttggtgaatcttgattcTGGCATGTcggattaagtcttttaattttcgggCCCCCATGTGAGTAGACCGATGCACATGCCTAATATTGAGACTCCAAGCCGGTCTGGCAGCATGAGctccttgttaggtgtataccaccatccctttatctcctgggccatggggagtttcttgatcTGCCgtaactcctcctgggagtatTTGGGCTGGGctggtaaaactgggtctccCAAGTCTGGTAGTTGTTAAGCCATTTTCTAGCTCCCAGCATCAGTGCCTTGGTGAGGGCTATGAGCTCTGCTCGCTGGGCTGACGTTCCGGGGGGTAGAGCCTCCACCCATACAGTGTCCGTTTCGGTGACCACCGCTGCACCTGCATACCTGTGTCCGTCTCGCACAAAGCTGCTGTcatcagtgaaccaagtagccTCGGCATCGGGGAGGGGCCAGTTGGTCAGGTCCGTCTGGAATCCATGTACTTGTTCCAGGATTCCCGCAGTCATGTAGTGGAGCACCTAGGTCAGGGTCGGGCAGCGgggttgcaggattgagggcTGCAATGGGGTGGAACCGCACTCATGGAGGGTTGAGTAGGAGGCTCTGGTAATGAGTCATATGTGTGTTGCTCATCCATCTATCAAgaggctgtttcaggaccccttcaatggcgtgtggggtcgtgatccagatctcctgtcctagggtcagtttgtctgcatccttgactaggagtgctgtcgccgcaataattcttaggcatggCGGCCAGCCGGCAGCCACTGGGTGTAGTTTCTTGGACAGGTAAGCCACTGGGCGGTTCCAGGGGCctaaggcttgagttagaaccccttttgctattcccttatgttcgtctacaaagaggtggaagggcttcgtaatgtctggtaggcccagggctggggcacttaggagggccttttttaactgattgaaggcagtttcttctttttcagcccatttaaatgttttctcctctttaGTAGCTTCATATAGGGGCCTGGCGATCTCAGCAAAACCTGGAACCCAGAGGCAGCAGTAGCCGGCTGATCCTAAGAATTCCCTTGCTTCTCTTCaggaggtgggagtagggatctttaggacagttttttttctggcatctgataaccACCGCTGTCCACCCTCCAGGATATATCCCAggtaacttaccctctccctgcatatctGAGCCTTCTTCGTGGATGCCCGGTACCCTAGggcccccagggtagccagcaggtcctgggtccctcGCTCACAGTCTTTGGCCATGTCAgcagcaatcaggatgtcatctaTGTACTGTaggagggtgaggccagggtgctCCCTTCTGTACTCACCCAGGTCCTCGTGTAGTGCCTCGCCGAAGATGGTGGGCGAAGTTTTGAATCCCTGAGGTAGCCatgtccaggtgagttgcccactgtAGCCCTCCTCTGGATCATGCCACTCGAAGGCgaacaagggttggctctggggtgccagcAGTAGATTGAAGAAGGCgtcctttaaatctagtacagtataccagaccctggagggcaccaaggagctcaagagagtatatgggttgggaacagttgggtgtatgtccgtgaccctcttatttacttcccggAGGTCTTGTACCAGTCGgtagtcatttgtgtgaggctttttgaccagcagtaggggggtgttccagggagactggcaaggaactagtacCCCTAGGCTTTGTAGTCTCcggatgtgtggctggatccccttccaggcctcctgagacatgaggtattgtttgatccttaccggactctctcctggcttgagctctaccaggacCGGGGTCCTGTGAGCGGCTAGTCCTATCCCCCCCGGTCTCTGCCCAAACCGAGAGGAattcttgtagccatctgtctatattatcctcTCTTGGGAGGGCCTCCTGGTGGAGGTGGTATTCATCCAGTTTCATGGTCAggacctggatggggtggcccttgccatTGGTGACCTAAGGCCCCCCCcttgtctgaaagttatctgagctccaatcttggtcAGTAAGTCCCATCCTAACAGCGGGTAGGGGCGttctggtattaccataaaggagtgggatacccGTCCCGTCCCCAAATCTACCGTTCTTcgggtagtccatgaatactggctcataccagttgccccttgtacccaggacttcttgctggctagttttccttgtggggtgtGGAGGACCGAATGTTGTGCTCCGATGTCGACAAGGAAGTCCacaggggtcccctccactttaagagttaccctgggtTCGGTGAGAGGGTCCGAGCCCCAACTCCCCTAATCACTTAGTTCATCTAGCTCTAGGACTTTTACTcgatcagtcttgcttcccttcccgctGGCCCTTTTTGGACAATCCCGGGcccaatgccctatctccttgcagtatgcGCACTGAtctttctgcagcctctgcttccccccctttatgattcctttaccttttcttgtgTCGTCTGCCAGCTGCCGGAGATGGCGGTCTCATTCCTCGGGGAAGTCAGCagtggtagctagtagtattctgTCCAGGTCTCGAGTCTGCTTACTGCTGACAGCCGCCATGGCGCgagcctgcttgtcctcaggaggctcccggttattatataccttttcggctaccaccagtaagtcatgcagacttttttctcctagtctatctattttctgtaattttctcctaatgtctatggccgattggtttacaaaggccatgataacagctgccttgctttccggAGCCTCTGGATCCCTGGGGGTATAGGTACGGAATGCCTCCATGCTCCGTTCTAAAAAGGCAGCCggagattcatcttttccctgttgtacatttcctaccttggccaaattggttggctttctagcaGCCGTTCAGAGACCCCCCCCAGTAGAGTCTGGCGGTAGACCcggagcctctccttaccttctgccatgttgaaatcccactggggccgagttaaggggaaggaggcatctatctgagcctggttggtggtgggattcccgtCTGCTCCTGGAACTAGTTTTCGGGCCCcattgaggattctttctctttcttcagtcgtGAACAGGACCTGCAAAAGCTTCTGGCAATCGTCCCACGtgggctgatgggtaaaaagaagagagtctaataaatcaataagccctgccGGTTTCTCGgaaaacttaggattctgagctttcTAGGTGTAGAGGTCACTAGTGGCAAAAGGCCAATAGTGATGGGGCTGATTCCCCTCCGCGTCTGGGGGTCCAGTGGCTCACAGGGGCAGAACAGTGGAGTCGGCGGCGGAGGCGgattgctccctctgagccctttgtctggtaaagggTGGGCTTCCCACTGGAGCGTTTCTGCCTCCCGCTCTCGGAACAGCATCTGCCTCCCCCGGACGGGGAGGATGGTGTTCTTCCGGCATCCTAGAGGGGTTATacgggggaggaaaaattaattcttcttcagtcCCCCCTTGtaggacagggtagaggggtgctgaaggctgggtaagacttttcttcttctttgtcccctgcaaagcaagaatgggttttggctCCAGAGGGAGTGGGGCTAGGAAAGGCTTAAGCCAAGAGGCTGGGTCTTCTACAAGGTCCTGCCAAGTGATAATGTAAGGGAGCTGATCAAGATGGCCCATCTTAGGCTGAGAGATGATACTCCTGACTCGGTGGATGGTAGGGAGGTCGAAGgtcccctctggtggccatccGACATTGAAAGTTGGCCACTCGCTAGAACAAAAAACATGCCATCGACCCTTTCGGACTTCCACGCTGAGGTTGTTAGCTCTTCCCCTCACATCCTTAAAGTGATTAATCATAATACTTAGAGGagtagtctgagtctgtcccataacGTCCATCCAGTAAGtccagtaagtccacagaacaaaacagagaaacacaaaaacaaacagggcccctagaaagtcttccaactccatggaagcaaaactgacaGCTAGCTTAGACCTTTGAGGGGGttccacgtccctccaaaaccgatgaggggattccacgtccctccaaaaGGGAGGATCGGAAATTCTTCTGAAACTCCCGGCCCGTGGTCCTCCAGTGCGTCCACTTAGACCGCGTCGGGCACTAccagaatttcagaaatgagctcacacagaaaagacgGAACGAACAGACACTAACCgtggccagtcaggctctccgggtcgggggtccctcgggggtcttggggatcccggacaagcccccaaatgttatgcccagaattcgtgatccccaaaaaCCGCTAGGGAGCCAagtccgatgtaaaagcaaaagagcctttatttgagctagctcaagctcaatcccctacctgcacctacgcagtggtgagataccagggagagagagctagtttcaaaagcacaaaggttttattggggcctaggggcagttggtgaggtaatggctgtggcctcagccgattggctggggaagggtcggagtcctgttaggcaggtgagcaggaggttactcaaggggaggaggcgtggtcaaggtgaagaacacagaacaagatggagtcagccggcttaggcccgccctttcaaaaCCTTATTCCTGATTTCAGTGTAGCTCTAAGCCTGTTACTAGCTCAAATGCTTTCTGGTCCATCTGCTTTTCTGCCTCAAGGCTTTCTTTCAAATCCTAGTAGAATGCTTAGCCCTGGGCAAGCATAATCAGGAAATGTTAATGAGTTCCAGCTGGGGGATTGAGATAACCCTCAAATAATGGGGATGAAAATTAAGAGATAAATGACCCAGTTTCCTTGTTATTTGGTGGTGCAAAGCTGAGGCACCTTCTACATGGTTTTCAGAGGGTCTCCAGTAAGCTCAAGCCCAATTATCTAGTAAAGCTATCAGCTCAATATCACacttttcttggcttttccactttcccctctttcaTTCCGTCTCCCTCCCATCTGTTTCTGGAGCTTACTTCCCAAACAAATTACCAGCAACCAAGTCCTGGCCTCAGATTTTGCTTTTGGGGAACCCAACTGAAGACATTACTTAGCTATACAGGAGTTTCTTTAGAGATAATGTTTTGCCCTAGGAGTTTTGTGCTCTAGCCTCCTGGACTTCTTTGAGTATCACTGCTGTTCCCTACACTCTGCCTTGCtcatgctgctccctctgcctggcacagtcttcctttcctttgcctGGCTGACAGCTATTCATTCTTCAAGACTCAGCTAAGGTATCCACTCGTCTTTAGGATTTTCGTTGTTTTACTCCTGCCACCTCTAATTGAGAGTTCTCTCTGTGATTCGGTAGCACTTCAAACACTAGTTAACCTCTACCAAAgccattttctctccatctctctctttttgtttctgtgactACATCCTTTTGTTCAGTAAAGAAATGTATGGAGTGTCCACTCTCTGGTGGGCTAACATCCTAGAATAAGTGGAAGTCCAGGCTGGAGGTGGTGTCTCTATGAGGTATATAAAGCCataatctcttcctttctctgtgagaCCTTTGAAGAGAAGGGGCCTAGAATGGTAgttgttaaaaaattaagtgctcaataaaactGGTAGGATGTGCAGGAGTGAACTTAGGATTCAtttttcattccacaaacatttactttTATGGAGCACTTACCTTGTGTCAAGCACTATGCTGTGGTATGGAGTATACCTAGATGAAGTGTCAGACCCCAGGCATCAGAGAGCTCACCCCACCCTtaagtgaggaagagagaagtaaATAATGCATAAAGCATTGTCAGCATCAGGCCAGGGACACACAGGTGACTGTGGGAGAATAAAGCAGCTCAGAAAAGGGTAATGTTTAGCTTGGTCTTAGAAGATAGTGTCGATTCACCAGGGGGAGATGGGAAAATACATCCTAAGTATACTGAGAAATACAGCAGTAAAGTCTAGGGTTAGGGCTGGTGCAGTTGTAGAGGGGCAAGGAGCCAGAACTCTTTGGGCCTCTTCGAGTTTGGTATCGGTGGGCACAGAACTATTGATTCCTCGGTGCATTTCGGTTGAAGAAATAGGTTACCCAGCACCTCGACCAGAACCAGGCAGGCCAGGAGGAGATGTGTTGGGAAATCAGGAAATCTGTCTCAAGTCCCAAATTGAGCTTCAACCACAGTAAAGCCAGTCCTTACATGTCTGGTGTGGGCAGGAAGAACCCCTCAGTGCAGCAGAGCGCCATCCCAGCACAATGGGTCCCCAGAGGCGGCTGAGCATGCTCAGTTGCCAGGACTCAAATGCTCAGGAGCAAAATGAGAAGTGCTGGGGACTCCTAGCCCTGTGGGCACCTGGACCCAAGAGGACTGGGGCCATGGCGGGGCGGGGCCTCAGGCGACTGCTCCCTCCCAGCCCACCTACCACCTCCCGCCAGGCCCTCTACGTGCCTGCAGCTAGCACGTGGACCACCAGTTGCTCTATCAGCCATTGTTCCCAGTCTTCCTGAGGAAGGTATGTCACCCCGAGGATCCTATTGCCCACTCCCCACTGCCCCGCGATTTTTGCGTGGGCTTAGAAGTGGAGGGACAACAAAACAtggcagagcagagccagagGGCACCTGAGGCAGGTCTGTGGGGGCGGTCGTTCAGGGGGAAACGCTGAAGCAGCTGGGCAGTCCTGGGTCTGAGGGGAGAGGGGACTTGGGCATGGCCCTACTCCTGAGGAGGCGtccctgtgtgtttgtgtggtggGGCTGGGACCTCGGGGTCAGGGGTCAAGGGAGGTCATACAACTCTGAATGGTGGGAAGGGACCTCGGAGTCCCAGAGAAGGCGCAGGGATGTACGTGTGAGTGTGCCCACTCCTGAGCGAGCATGAGCCCAGAAAGTGCTGGGACTCCAGGGAAGATACAGGACTCCAGTCCTGAGGGGCGCTTGTGATGGGGCTGATCATAGGAGTGGGCTTAGTCATGGAGCAGGGTACACAGACTTATGGGAACATGGGAGGGCTCCCTAAAGGGACATGGTTTGATAGAGTCTCTAATTGTGAGGAGGCAGGTATCTGTGAGGCGAGTGTTACTGTAATATCAGGCAGTGCCATGGAAAGGGGGTATacactgaatatttgtgttttggggaAGTACAGTGCCTTAGTTTCCGCCCAGGCCACCCAGAAAGTATACAAATCCTTCTGTGGGTTCTGATAAAGACAAGAGGCTTGAGGGGGCACTCAGAGCCCCAGTCCTTCAGAACCTTGCCATCTGATACTGGAGCCTGAGTTTGAGTATATATGGGATCAGTGATCTTGAAGGTCATTCAGAATCACAAAGGAGTTCATGTCCATCTACGTGTGGTAGAAGATAGTCTTTAAGGTGCAGGAGACTGCTGGGAAGGAGAGACCCAGGTTCCTTTTCCTGAGGGGCCCCCAGTTGTGGGTTTGACTGGACTTGGAGAGTAGTGACCTAAGTGTCTCACAGGGTCAGGGAAAAGAGCAAGGGCTTTCACAGTCTTGTGTATATGGGAGGGAGTTTGTACCTGAAAGGGGCTGTGGACTGGAGAACTGAAGCTTCAACACAAGtgatatctgtgtgtgtgtgtgtagtaaagAAGTGGCTTTAGGGATATGTGTGGTGGTGAGTGATGGAAGTGGTATACACAATCTTGTATCCGTGTCCTGATTGGGTATTTTGGTTTCAAGAGTGACCCACTTGAATTATCCAGCCCTTGGCACTGGGGAAGGAAGGGTATGGATACTAAATATGGTTATACTAAGACCCTATAATGACTGGAACTGGAGCTGAATGAAGCCATTGAGAATGAATGGTTCAAGAGACTGTTATCTCTCAAGACCTGCCtggtttctctttgtttcatcCGTCAAGTAGTTCCTTTAGTCTTTTACAGTTTACACTTTCTCATAACTTGAACATGCtccttcctttattcattcatctgctcaacaaatatttattgagtgccaactcTATGTCAGATACCAACTCAGGCACTGGAAACTCtctgcttgtgattttcttacccttttttttttttctttcttcctccttaccCCCAGTCCCCAGACTTACtggttttacatatattatacattctatgcattattttattggtTATTGCCTGTTTGCTTCCACTAGAATGTAGGCTTCATGAAGggaagggtttttttgtgtttctcaATCCCATATGTTTAGAGCTATACATGGTGTATAGTaggtttttattaaatatttgttgaataaataactaaatgatCTGATAAAGTCTAGTTGTTCAAGAAACTTTCTGTGAGGAAGTATTATGAGATGAGATATAATAAGGATTAATTAAGTGAAGAGAAGGATGAGTAGTCCAGGCAGAGCGAAACCATGTGCAAAGATCCTAAGGTAGCAGGAAATATAATCTATTATGtttaaggaactgaaaaaaagacaaatatggctGCATGTAGGGCaacaggagagggaaagaagctGAAACATATCTTGCAGGTCTTGACTACTATGATATGTATTTTCACCAAATATCTTAAGAATAGTAGGAAGCCATTGTGGACTCTTCAGCAGGAACATGACATGAttagaatcataaaaaaatataactgatTACAGTATGGAAAGTACACAAGATATTAGAATGGATGTAGGTATACCTGTTAAAAGGTagcagtggagatggagagaaggaattgagaaatatttaagaGATAAAATTAATAGGATTTAGTAAAAGATGGGGATAAAGGAAAAGGAGGTATCCGGGCATGCTTCTAATTTTCTAATTCGTGATCTGGTTACTTGTTGGGGCCATTATGGAGGTAAGGAGCACTGGAAGGGATCTTGGCTGTGTTTGAGAGGGAAGATCATGAGTTTGGTTTGGGACATATGGTGTCAGAGGTATCATTTATCGTTGAGCCATCCAGAGAAGTGAGAGATGGACAAGGCAGTTGAATGTGTAAGACAAGTCTGAGCTAACATGAAGATAATTAGTGAAGTCAAAAGTGTGGATGAAATTGCATAGGGGGACAGTGGGGTGTGGAGATTAGAGGCTTGGGATTAAGTGTTGAATAGCTGCAATTTTTCAGCGCTTTCCAAAGAGAATGAGGAGAATGGTCTTGAACATATGGAATGCTgccaaatgatataaaaatgaagactgaaaGACTAGATTCAGCAACAGTCTTAGCATTGTTGGTTACATTGATGAGAGAAAAATTGATGAAGGTAGGAGCCAAACCATATAAATTCTGAATTACGATTAATGGGCTTAGTCCTTGTTTCTTAATTCAGATTCCCAAGAGAGAGAAACTAGTAGACATGCATCATATTTTCACCGGATCATATCATAGATTTCAAGCCAGTGTAGGATTGACTGTTTTT is a window from the Leopardus geoffroyi isolate Oge1 chromosome A2, O.geoffroyi_Oge1_pat1.0, whole genome shotgun sequence genome containing:
- the LOC123607615 gene encoding uncharacterized protein LOC123607615, with amino-acid sequence MDVMGQTQTTPLSIMINHFKDVRGRANNLSVEVRKGRWHVFCSSEWPTFNVGWPPEGTFDLPTIHRVRSIISQPKMGHLDQLPYIITWQDLVEDPASWLKPFLAPLPLEPKPILALQGTKKKKSLTQPSAPLYPVLQGGTEEELIFPPPYNPSRMPEEHHPPRPGEADAVPRAGGRNAPVGSPPFTRQRAQREQSASAADSTVLPLPRGTIARSFCRSCSRLKKEKESSMGPEN